The following proteins come from a genomic window of Citrobacter europaeus:
- a CDS encoding sensor histidine kinase yields MLSGVVRAQTWNIGVLAMRGEVSTRNHWQPLETLLNQQIPGEQFHIQPLDLHQMQEAVNRGTVQFVVTNPAQFVQLNSSAALRWLASLRSTRGGKATSNVIGSAILVRRDSGITSAHDLIGKTVGAIDAQAFGGYLLGYKALSDAGLRPERDLHLMFTGFPADALLYLLREKAVQAVIVPVCLLEKMDEEGLIRKTDFMAVLNHPTSIPCLTSTPLYPDWSFAALPAVSDELADRVTRALFNAPQNATFRWGAPASTREVEALLRDVRQHPQQRQLWLDVKSWFIQHRLAMGGAALVLLLLTLNYIWVMLLVRRRGRQLERNNVLLRKQEQELETARQMSVLGEMTSGFAHELNQPLSAIRHYAQGCLIRLRGQDQQHPLLPALEHIDNQAQRGADTLRNLRQWVSQAQGNPVITDDWQVVNIHDAIHHVWQLLRMPQQFPAVALQTQIGKALTLTLPAVLLEQVLANLVLNAAQAGATTVWFSAEREDGDVCIQVQDNAGGIDEAQLYQAFQPFMTTRKEGMGLGLAICQRLVRYANGDIEINNHQAPDEKAGAMVTLHFKQNLEGGRSGNHSSAG; encoded by the coding sequence ATGCTAAGCGGGGTGGTCAGGGCACAGACATGGAATATCGGCGTTTTGGCGATGCGTGGGGAGGTCTCCACACGTAATCACTGGCAGCCGCTGGAAACCTTGTTGAATCAGCAAATCCCCGGCGAACAGTTTCATATTCAACCGCTGGACCTGCACCAGATGCAGGAGGCGGTGAATCGTGGCACGGTACAATTTGTGGTCACCAATCCGGCGCAGTTTGTGCAGCTAAACAGCAGCGCTGCACTACGTTGGCTGGCGTCGCTACGTTCTACTCGCGGGGGGAAAGCCACCAGTAACGTGATTGGCAGCGCGATCCTCGTCAGACGCGACAGCGGGATAACCTCCGCACACGATCTGATCGGCAAAACGGTTGGCGCCATTGACGCACAGGCATTTGGCGGTTATTTGCTGGGATATAAAGCGCTCAGCGATGCCGGTTTGCGCCCGGAGCGCGATTTGCATCTGATGTTCACTGGATTTCCCGCCGATGCCTTACTCTATTTATTACGCGAAAAAGCCGTGCAGGCAGTGATTGTACCGGTGTGTCTGCTGGAAAAAATGGATGAAGAAGGGCTTATTCGTAAAACAGATTTTATGGCCGTACTTAACCATCCAACGTCGATTCCCTGTTTAACCAGTACGCCGCTCTATCCTGACTGGTCGTTTGCGGCACTGCCTGCAGTAAGCGACGAGCTGGCCGATCGCGTCACGCGGGCACTGTTCAATGCGCCGCAGAATGCGACGTTTCGCTGGGGGGCGCCCGCCTCGACTCGCGAAGTCGAAGCGTTGCTACGCGACGTCCGCCAACATCCGCAGCAGCGCCAGCTGTGGCTGGATGTCAAAAGCTGGTTTATTCAACATCGGCTGGCGATGGGAGGCGCGGCTCTCGTACTGCTGTTGCTGACGCTCAATTATATCTGGGTGATGCTGCTGGTTCGTCGACGCGGCAGGCAGTTGGAGCGAAACAACGTACTGTTGCGCAAACAGGAACAGGAACTGGAAACCGCTCGCCAAATGAGCGTGCTTGGCGAGATGACTTCAGGTTTTGCTCATGAGCTCAATCAGCCTTTGTCGGCTATCCGACATTATGCGCAAGGCTGTCTGATCCGCCTGCGCGGTCAGGATCAGCAGCACCCGCTGCTGCCCGCGCTGGAGCACATTGATAACCAGGCACAGCGAGGCGCTGATACGCTGCGTAATCTTCGCCAGTGGGTTAGCCAGGCGCAGGGCAATCCGGTAATTACCGACGACTGGCAAGTCGTCAATATTCACGATGCCATCCATCATGTCTGGCAATTATTGCGCATGCCTCAGCAATTCCCGGCGGTGGCGCTGCAAACGCAGATTGGTAAGGCGTTAACATTAACGCTGCCAGCCGTTCTCCTCGAACAGGTTCTGGCCAATCTGGTGCTCAATGCGGCCCAGGCAGGGGCAACTACAGTGTGGTTTAGCGCCGAGCGTGAGGATGGCGATGTGTGTATTCAGGTGCAGGATAACGCCGGAGGTATTGATGAGGCACAATTGTATCAGGCTTTTCAGCCGTTTATGACCACCCGTAAAGAGGGGATGGGGCTGGGATTAGCCATTTGTCAGCGGCTGGTGCGCTACGCGAATGGAGACATTGAGATCAATAATCATCAGGCTCCTGATGAAAAAGCGGGTGCGATGGTGACATTACATTTTAAGCAAAACCTGGAGGGAGGCCGTAGTGGCAATCATTCATCTGCTGGATGA
- the ttrB gene encoding tetrathionate reductase subunit TtrB: MVTGENMDSSKRQFLQQLGVLTAGASLVPLAQAQFPFSPERHEGSLQHRYAMLVDLRRCIGCQACTVSCAIENQTPQGEFRTLVNQYQVQIEGQQSVTNVLLPRLCNHCDNPPCVPVCPVQATFQREDGIVVVDNTRCVGCAYCVQACPYDARFINHETQTADKCTFCVHRLEAGLLPACVESCVGGARIIGDIKDPHSRISQMLREHHDAIKVLKPENGTAPHVFYMGLDEAFVTPLMGRAQPALWQEV, translated from the coding sequence ATCGTGACGGGAGAAAATATGGACAGCAGTAAACGGCAGTTTCTCCAGCAACTGGGCGTCCTGACCGCCGGCGCATCGCTGGTACCTTTAGCTCAGGCGCAATTCCCCTTCTCGCCTGAACGCCATGAAGGCTCACTTCAACACCGCTACGCCATGCTGGTTGACCTGCGTCGCTGTATTGGCTGCCAGGCGTGTACCGTCAGTTGCGCCATTGAAAACCAGACGCCGCAGGGCGAATTTCGTACCCTCGTTAACCAGTATCAGGTGCAGATTGAGGGCCAGCAGAGCGTCACCAACGTCCTGCTGCCGCGGCTGTGCAACCATTGTGATAATCCCCCCTGCGTCCCCGTTTGCCCGGTACAGGCCACTTTCCAACGCGAAGACGGCATTGTGGTAGTCGACAACACGCGCTGCGTGGGCTGCGCCTACTGCGTGCAGGCCTGTCCTTATGATGCGCGATTCATCAACCATGAAACGCAAACCGCTGATAAATGCACCTTTTGCGTTCACCGTCTCGAAGCGGGCCTGCTCCCGGCCTGCGTGGAATCCTGCGTCGGTGGCGCACGCATCATAGGCGATATCAAAGATCCGCACAGTCGAATCTCGCAAATGCTGCGTGAACACCATGACGCCATCAAAGTCCTGAAACCGGAAAATGGAACAGCACCGCACGTGTTCTATATGGGTCTGGACGAGGCGTTTGTCACCCCGTTGATGGGACGTGCTCAACCCGCTCTCTGGCAGGAGGTTTAA
- the ttrC gene encoding tetrathionate reductase subunit TtrC, with protein MNHSLVIEEVLAHPQDVSWLPWAVQYFFFIGIAACAALFACLLHWRKQETAELENLTLLIALTCAITAPLALTADLHQTARVWHFYAWPTPWSWMPWGALFLPLFTGFLGLWFLAQHVKRLTLKSYSVTKWLAIGSALSAIGLLVYTGQEVSVVQARPVWFSYAFPIAMFLSALQTFLALLIATTKNQETLARKLAWGQTITLIALAGVVVIWVSGNSLSGSAIRQWLDVASSARHYAIGWVALWLASLALCGLVLRNPLSLPLRIILAFSAMALCWLMRWTLLIQVQTIPKFNAQFNPYTLPGGTDGWLAILGTFGLWIALIIIVREALNAIARRMQHG; from the coding sequence ATGAACCATTCACTGGTTATTGAAGAGGTTCTGGCCCATCCCCAGGACGTAAGCTGGTTACCCTGGGCCGTACAATATTTCTTTTTCATCGGCATTGCCGCCTGCGCCGCGCTGTTCGCCTGTCTGCTTCACTGGCGCAAACAAGAGACGGCGGAACTGGAAAACCTGACGCTGTTAATCGCCCTGACCTGCGCGATTACCGCGCCGCTGGCGCTGACCGCTGACTTACACCAAACCGCCCGCGTCTGGCATTTCTACGCCTGGCCAACGCCATGGTCGTGGATGCCATGGGGCGCGCTGTTTTTACCTCTATTCACCGGCTTCTTAGGTCTGTGGTTTTTGGCGCAGCACGTTAAACGGTTAACGCTCAAAAGTTACAGCGTCACCAAATGGTTGGCCATAGGTAGCGCCCTGTCGGCCATCGGATTGCTGGTTTACACCGGTCAAGAAGTGTCAGTGGTGCAGGCGCGTCCGGTCTGGTTCAGCTACGCCTTTCCGATTGCAATGTTTCTCAGCGCGCTGCAAACGTTTCTCGCCCTGCTCATCGCAACGACCAAAAACCAGGAAACATTAGCACGCAAACTGGCATGGGGGCAGACAATTACCCTGATCGCGCTGGCTGGAGTGGTGGTGATATGGGTGAGCGGCAATTCGCTTTCCGGTTCAGCTATTCGCCAGTGGCTCGACGTTGCCTCTTCGGCACGACACTACGCCATCGGCTGGGTTGCGCTATGGCTTGCATCGCTTGCTCTTTGTGGGCTGGTGCTACGTAACCCCCTGTCGCTGCCGCTGCGCATAATACTCGCATTTAGCGCGATGGCGCTGTGCTGGCTGATGCGCTGGACGTTACTCATCCAGGTACAGACCATCCCAAAATTTAACGCGCAGTTTAACCCTTACACCCTGCCTGGGGGTACCGATGGCTGGCTGGCCATTTTGGGCACCTTTGGACTGTGGATTGCACTGATCATTATTGTTCGTGAAGCCCTGAACGCGATCGCAAGGAGAATGCAACATGGCTAA
- the ttrA gene encoding tetrathionate reductase subunit TtrA, producing the protein MANLTRRQWLKVGLAVGGMVTFGLSYRDVAKRAIDGLLDGTSGKITRDRIFGNALIPEANAQPRWQQNPQQVISMTQCFGCWTQCGVRVRVDNEQGKVLRIAGNPYHPLSQEHHIDSAVPFATAMEQLAGESGLDARSTACARGATLLEGLYSPLRILEPMKRVGKRGEGKWQRISFEQLIEEVVEGGDLFGEGHVDGLRAIHDTNTPLDAGHPGFGPKSNQLLVTNTSDEGRDTFLRRFALNSFGSKNFGAHGAYCGLAYRAGSGALMGDLDKNTHVKPDWDNVEFALFMGTSPAQSGNPFKRQARQLASARLRDDFRYVVVAPALPLTTVLADERGHWQPVRPGSDSALAMAMIRWIIDKQRYNADYLAIPGVQAMQQAEEKSWTNATHLVITDELPTLAGQHLTLAHLNANAAEEPAVVNEAGEIVAASGCPRAQLFVSREVMLADGQTVTVKSSLQCLKESAGKLTLTQYSQQCGVSEADISALADAFTRHGRKAAVIAHGGMMAGNGFYNAWSVMMLNALIGNLSLEGGVFVGGGKFNGATDGPRYNMDSFAGKVKPKGLSIARSKTAYESSEEYRNKVAARQSPFPAKAPWYPFVAGQLTELLVSALEGYPYPLKAWISNMTNPFYGIAGLRGVAEEKLKDPARLPLFIAIDAFMNETTALADYIVPDTHNFESWGFSAPWAGVASKATTARWPVVRAATSTTANGQPASMESFCIAVAKRIGLPGFGDNAITDPQGNRYPLNRAEDYYLRLAANIAFMGKAPVAEAQPEDIALTGVQRIVPVMTQTLKADEISRVAFIYSRGGRFAPDISGRVENRVGNAWEKPLQIWNANVAAHRHAITGERFSGCPAWYPSRLSDGRAVEELFPEQEWPLKLISFKSNTMSSATAVIPRLQHLKPVNLVALNPQDGQRYGLAHGDKVRITTPGGQALAQISLLHGVMPGVIAIEHGYGHKEMGAAQHTLDGEPMAFDAQIRSGINLNDLGFADPTRQVANTWLDWVSGAAVRQGLPARIERV; encoded by the coding sequence ATGGCTAATTTAACCCGTCGTCAGTGGCTTAAAGTAGGCCTTGCCGTAGGTGGCATGGTGACTTTTGGCCTGAGTTATCGGGATGTGGCAAAGCGCGCAATAGACGGTTTATTGGACGGAACCTCGGGCAAAATTACCCGTGATCGCATCTTTGGTAACGCCCTCATTCCCGAAGCCAATGCCCAGCCGCGCTGGCAGCAGAACCCGCAGCAGGTTATCTCCATGACGCAGTGCTTTGGCTGCTGGACGCAGTGTGGCGTGCGGGTACGCGTCGACAATGAACAAGGCAAGGTGCTGCGCATTGCGGGCAACCCCTATCATCCATTGTCTCAGGAGCATCATATTGACTCCGCCGTCCCCTTTGCCACCGCAATGGAACAACTGGCGGGCGAATCGGGTCTTGACGCGCGTTCCACCGCTTGCGCCCGTGGTGCAACCTTACTGGAAGGGCTGTACAGCCCGCTACGTATTCTGGAACCTATGAAGCGCGTCGGTAAACGCGGTGAGGGGAAATGGCAGCGCATCAGCTTCGAACAGTTGATCGAAGAAGTGGTGGAAGGCGGCGATCTGTTTGGTGAAGGCCACGTTGACGGTCTGCGGGCAATCCATGATACCAACACGCCGCTTGATGCCGGGCATCCCGGCTTTGGCCCGAAATCCAATCAACTGCTGGTCACGAATACCAGCGATGAAGGACGTGATACCTTTTTACGCCGCTTCGCGCTGAACAGTTTCGGCAGTAAAAATTTCGGTGCTCATGGCGCTTATTGCGGTCTGGCCTATCGGGCCGGATCCGGTGCGCTAATGGGCGATCTGGATAAAAACACCCACGTGAAACCCGACTGGGATAACGTCGAATTCGCGCTGTTTATGGGCACTTCGCCGGCGCAATCCGGTAATCCATTTAAGCGCCAGGCCCGGCAACTGGCCAGCGCCCGGTTACGCGACGACTTCCGTTATGTGGTGGTGGCGCCCGCCCTGCCATTGACTACGGTGCTGGCTGACGAGCGCGGCCATTGGCAGCCCGTACGTCCGGGAAGCGACTCTGCGCTGGCGATGGCGATGATCCGCTGGATTATCGATAAACAGCGTTACAACGCCGATTACCTCGCTATTCCCGGCGTACAGGCCATGCAGCAGGCCGAAGAAAAAAGCTGGACTAACGCCACGCATCTGGTAATTACCGATGAGCTTCCAACCCTTGCCGGACAGCATTTAACCCTCGCACATTTGAACGCAAATGCCGCCGAGGAGCCAGCAGTCGTTAACGAGGCCGGCGAAATTGTCGCCGCCAGCGGTTGCCCGCGTGCGCAGTTGTTTGTCAGCCGCGAAGTCATGCTGGCAGACGGCCAGACGGTGACGGTCAAAAGCAGCCTCCAGTGCCTGAAAGAGTCCGCCGGGAAACTAACACTCACGCAATACAGCCAGCAGTGCGGCGTGTCTGAAGCAGACATTAGCGCACTGGCCGATGCGTTTACCCGTCATGGACGCAAAGCGGCGGTGATCGCCCACGGTGGCATGATGGCAGGCAATGGATTTTATAATGCCTGGTCGGTGATGATGCTCAATGCACTGATTGGCAACCTCAGCCTTGAAGGCGGCGTGTTCGTCGGCGGCGGCAAGTTTAATGGCGCCACCGACGGTCCGCGCTACAACATGGACAGCTTCGCCGGGAAGGTAAAACCGAAAGGGTTAAGCATCGCGCGCAGCAAAACGGCTTATGAGTCTTCCGAAGAGTACCGCAATAAGGTGGCTGCCAGACAATCCCCCTTCCCGGCCAAAGCCCCGTGGTATCCGTTTGTCGCCGGTCAGCTAACCGAACTTCTCGTCTCAGCGCTTGAAGGTTACCCTTATCCGCTGAAAGCCTGGATCTCCAACATGACCAACCCGTTCTACGGCATTGCAGGGTTGCGCGGCGTGGCGGAAGAAAAACTCAAGGATCCTGCGCGTCTGCCGCTATTTATCGCGATTGACGCCTTTATGAATGAAACCACGGCGTTGGCAGATTACATCGTGCCAGATACCCATAACTTCGAAAGTTGGGGATTCAGCGCCCCATGGGCGGGCGTGGCCAGTAAAGCCACAACCGCGCGTTGGCCGGTAGTCAGAGCCGCGACCAGCACTACCGCCAACGGTCAACCGGCCTCGATGGAGTCTTTCTGTATCGCTGTAGCAAAACGCATCGGGCTACCCGGATTCGGCGACAATGCGATCACCGATCCGCAAGGCAACCGCTATCCACTGAACCGTGCGGAAGATTACTACCTGCGACTCGCCGCTAATATTGCGTTTATGGGCAAAGCGCCGGTCGCCGAAGCACAGCCGGAAGACATTGCACTGACCGGCGTACAGCGGATAGTGCCTGTGATGACCCAAACGCTGAAAGCCGATGAAATCAGCCGGGTGGCATTTATCTACTCCCGGGGCGGACGCTTTGCGCCGGACATCAGCGGGCGGGTTGAGAATCGGGTAGGCAATGCGTGGGAAAAACCGCTACAAATCTGGAATGCGAACGTCGCCGCGCACCGCCATGCGATTACCGGCGAGCGCTTCAGCGGCTGCCCGGCCTGGTATCCTTCGCGCCTGTCAGATGGCCGTGCTGTCGAGGAGTTGTTCCCGGAACAAGAGTGGCCGCTGAAACTGATTTCCTTTAAATCAAATACAATGTCCAGCGCCACGGCGGTGATCCCGCGTCTGCAGCATCTGAAGCCGGTAAATCTGGTGGCGCTCAATCCGCAGGACGGTCAGCGGTATGGCTTAGCGCACGGCGATAAGGTACGGATCACCACGCCTGGCGGTCAGGCGCTGGCGCAGATAAGCCTGCTGCATGGGGTCATGCCTGGCGTAATCGCCATTGAACACGGTTATGGGCATAAAGAAATGGGCGCTGCGCAGCATACGCTCGACGGCGAACCGATGGCGTTTGATGCACAAATAAGGTCGGGGATTAATCTCAACGATTTAGGCTTTGCGGATCCTACCCGGCAGGTAGCGAATACCTGGCTTGACTGGGTATCGGGCGCGGCGGTGCGCCAGGGGTTACCCGCGAGAATTGAGCGAGTGTAA
- a CDS encoding methionine ABC transporter substrate-binding protein gives MKKSLTLLAAATLSALSFASWADTLTVGASNVPHAEILEQAKPILAKQGIDLEIKPFQDYILPNTALAGREIDANYFQHIPYLNSVIKDHAGDKTYDFVSAGAIHIEPIGIYSKKVKSLKDLPEGGKIIMRDAVSEEGRILSIFEKEGVIKLKPGVDKVTARISDIVENPKKLKFLPNVEAALLPQMYNNDEGDAVVINANYAIDAGLDPVKDPIAVESGENNPYANIITVHRGDEKKKDIVALVDVLHSKEIQDWIRTKYKGAVIPVNN, from the coding sequence ATGAAAAAATCACTGACGTTACTCGCCGCAGCAACCTTGAGCGCCCTGAGCTTTGCCTCCTGGGCTGATACTCTGACCGTTGGCGCATCTAACGTGCCGCATGCGGAGATCCTTGAGCAGGCTAAGCCGATTCTGGCGAAGCAGGGGATCGATTTAGAGATTAAACCGTTCCAGGATTACATTCTGCCGAACACCGCGCTGGCTGGCCGTGAGATTGACGCGAACTACTTCCAGCATATTCCGTACCTGAACAGCGTGATTAAAGACCATGCGGGTGATAAAACCTATGATTTCGTCAGCGCCGGAGCGATTCACATCGAGCCGATTGGTATCTATTCGAAAAAGGTAAAATCGCTTAAAGATCTGCCGGAAGGTGGCAAGATCATCATGCGCGATGCGGTATCTGAAGAAGGCCGTATTCTGTCGATTTTCGAAAAAGAGGGTGTGATCAAGCTGAAGCCGGGTGTGGATAAAGTGACCGCTCGCATTAGCGATATCGTCGAAAACCCGAAAAAACTGAAGTTCCTGCCTAACGTCGAAGCGGCGCTGTTACCGCAGATGTATAACAACGACGAAGGGGATGCGGTGGTGATTAACGCCAACTACGCGATCGATGCCGGGCTGGATCCGGTGAAAGATCCTATCGCCGTCGAAAGTGGTGAAAACAACCCGTATGCCAACATCATTACCGTGCATCGTGGCGACGAGAAGAAAAAGGATATCGTGGCGCTGGTTGATGTCCTGCATTCAAAAGAGATCCAGGACTGGATCCGCACCAAATATAAAGGCGCGGTGATCCCGGTAAATAACTAA
- a CDS encoding ABC transporter permease, with protein sequence MAEELFPHLKWEQLLAATQETLYMTALSGAATFVLGIALGLALFLTARGGLFHNRAVYSVISLVVNIFRSIPFIILIVLLIPFTKAMVGTILGANAALPALIVGAAPFYARLVEIALREVDKGVIEATRSMGARLSTLIFRVLLPESSPALVSGITVTLIALVSYSAMAGVIGAGGLGNLAYLEGFQRNHSDVTLVATVTILLIVFIIQLCGDVITSLLDKR encoded by the coding sequence ATGGCTGAAGAACTGTTTCCCCATCTGAAGTGGGAGCAACTGCTGGCGGCAACCCAGGAAACGCTCTATATGACAGCCCTTTCTGGTGCGGCGACCTTTGTACTGGGGATCGCACTTGGTCTTGCGCTGTTCCTGACCGCACGCGGCGGACTGTTTCACAATCGCGCGGTATATAGCGTTATTTCGCTGGTGGTGAATATCTTCCGTTCCATCCCGTTCATCATATTGATCGTGCTGCTGATCCCGTTCACCAAAGCGATGGTTGGCACCATTCTCGGTGCCAATGCTGCGTTGCCTGCGCTGATCGTGGGGGCCGCGCCGTTTTACGCGCGTCTGGTCGAAATTGCCCTGCGTGAAGTGGATAAAGGCGTTATTGAAGCGACGCGTTCGATGGGCGCACGGCTGAGCACGCTTATTTTTCGAGTTTTATTGCCGGAATCTTCTCCTGCTCTGGTGTCCGGGATCACCGTGACGCTGATTGCGCTGGTTAGCTACAGCGCGATGGCAGGGGTAATTGGCGCCGGTGGATTAGGGAATTTGGCTTATCTGGAAGGATTCCAGCGCAACCACAGCGACGTCACGCTGGTGGCGACGGTGACGATTTTGCTCATTGTCTTCATCATCCAGCTTTGCGGCGATGTGATCACCTCTCTGTTAGATAAACGCTAA
- a CDS encoding ATP-binding cassette domain-containing protein: protein MIVLKNISKVFTPGRLAITAVDNVNLTVEQGQIYGIIGYSGAGKSTLIRLLNGLEKPTSGSVTINGHDISAARGESLRQARLKISMVFQHFNLLWSRTVSENIAFSMQIAGAPKASIKARVTELIALVGLSGRENAYPSQLSGGQKQRVGIARALANNPDVLLCDEATSALDPQTTDQILDLLLDINRRFKLTIVLITHEMHVVRKICDRVAVMENGKVVEEGDVLSVFTHPQQPITRQFVRQVSQYTEEDEFNPQLASELGGVVIKLTFTGQRTHRPVVGELTLRYGLPFNILHGKMTQTAHGVFGQLWVHVVASEEQLNNILADLRQSDIEGEVIQHG from the coding sequence ATGATTGTCCTGAAAAATATTTCGAAAGTGTTTACGCCAGGCAGGCTTGCCATTACCGCTGTCGATAACGTCAACCTGACGGTTGAACAGGGACAGATTTACGGAATTATTGGTTACAGCGGGGCGGGGAAAAGCACCTTAATTCGTTTGCTCAATGGGCTGGAAAAACCGACCTCCGGCAGCGTAACGATCAACGGCCACGATATTTCTGCCGCCCGTGGGGAGTCATTACGCCAGGCGCGACTGAAAATCAGCATGGTGTTTCAGCATTTCAATTTACTGTGGTCACGAACCGTAAGCGAAAATATTGCGTTCTCAATGCAAATCGCCGGAGCGCCAAAAGCCTCTATTAAAGCGCGAGTTACTGAACTGATTGCGCTGGTTGGGCTGAGCGGTCGTGAAAACGCGTATCCGTCCCAACTGAGCGGTGGGCAAAAGCAGCGGGTAGGAATTGCCCGTGCGTTGGCGAACAATCCGGACGTCCTGCTGTGTGACGAAGCCACCTCGGCGCTGGATCCGCAAACCACCGATCAGATCCTCGATTTACTGCTCGATATTAACCGCCGCTTCAAATTGACCATTGTGCTGATCACCCATGAAATGCACGTGGTACGCAAAATCTGCGATCGCGTGGCGGTAATGGAAAATGGCAAAGTTGTTGAGGAGGGTGACGTGCTCAGCGTCTTTACCCATCCGCAGCAGCCGATCACCCGACAGTTTGTGCGTCAGGTGAGCCAGTACACCGAGGAAGACGAATTTAATCCGCAGTTGGCAAGCGAGCTTGGCGGCGTAGTTATCAAGCTTACGTTCACCGGGCAGCGTACGCATCGGCCTGTGGTTGGCGAATTGACCCTGCGCTATGGCCTGCCGTTTAACATTTTACACGGCAAGATGACGCAAACTGCGCACGGTGTGTTTGGTCAGCTCTGGGTTCACGTTGTGGCCTCTGAAGAACAATTGAACAATATTTTGGCCGACCTGCGCCAGAGCGACATTGAAGGCGAGGTGATTCAACATGGCTGA
- the pykF gene encoding pyruvate kinase PykF: MKKTKIVCTIGPKTESEEMLTKMLDAGMNVMRLNFSHGDYAEHGQRIKNLRNVMSKTGKKAAILLDTKGPEIRTIKLEGGNDVSLKAGQTFTFTTDKSVVGNNEIVAVTYEGFTKDLSVGNTVLVDDGLIGMEVTAIEGNKVICKVLNNGDLGENKGVNLPGVSIALPALAEKDKQDLIFGCEQGVDFVAASFIRKRSDVVEIREHLKAHGGENIQIISKIENQEGLNNFDEILEASDGIMVARGDMGVEIPVEEVIFAQKMIIEKCIRARKVVITATQMLDSMIKNPRPTRAEAGDVANAILDGTDAVMLSGESAKGKYPLEAVTIMATICERTDRVMTSRLDFNNDSRKLRITEAVCRGAVETAEKLDAPLIVVATQGGKSARAVRKYFPDATILALTTNETTARQLVLSKGVVAQVVKEISSTDDFYRLGKEVALESGLAQKGDVVVMVSGALVPSGTTNTASVHVL, from the coding sequence ATGAAAAAGACGAAAATTGTTTGCACCATCGGTCCGAAAACCGAATCCGAAGAGATGTTAACCAAAATGCTGGACGCGGGCATGAACGTCATGCGTCTGAACTTCTCCCACGGCGACTATGCAGAACACGGTCAGCGCATCAAAAATTTGCGCAACGTCATGAGCAAAACCGGTAAGAAAGCCGCAATCCTGCTCGACACCAAAGGTCCGGAAATCCGTACCATTAAACTGGAAGGCGGTAACGACGTTTCCCTGAAAGCGGGCCAGACCTTCACGTTCACCACCGACAAATCTGTCGTAGGCAACAACGAAATCGTTGCTGTTACTTATGAAGGCTTCACTAAAGATCTGTCCGTCGGCAATACCGTTCTGGTTGACGATGGTCTGATCGGCATGGAAGTTACCGCCATCGAAGGTAACAAAGTTATCTGTAAAGTGCTGAACAACGGCGACCTGGGCGAAAACAAAGGTGTTAACCTGCCGGGCGTTTCCATCGCACTGCCAGCCCTGGCTGAAAAAGACAAACAGGACCTTATCTTCGGTTGCGAGCAAGGCGTTGACTTCGTTGCTGCCTCCTTTATCCGTAAACGTTCTGACGTCGTAGAAATCCGTGAGCACCTGAAAGCGCACGGCGGCGAAAACATCCAGATCATCTCCAAAATCGAAAACCAGGAAGGCCTGAACAACTTCGACGAAATCCTCGAAGCGTCTGACGGCATCATGGTTGCGCGTGGCGATATGGGCGTTGAGATCCCGGTAGAAGAAGTTATCTTCGCGCAGAAGATGATCATCGAAAAATGTATCCGTGCACGTAAAGTCGTTATCACTGCGACCCAGATGCTGGACTCCATGATCAAAAACCCACGTCCTACCCGCGCTGAAGCCGGTGACGTAGCAAACGCCATCCTCGACGGTACCGACGCAGTAATGCTGTCTGGCGAGTCTGCAAAAGGTAAATACCCGCTGGAAGCCGTCACCATCATGGCGACCATCTGTGAGCGTACTGACCGCGTGATGACCAGTCGTCTGGACTTCAATAACGACAGCCGCAAACTGCGCATCACCGAAGCCGTTTGCCGTGGCGCGGTTGAAACTGCAGAAAAACTGGACGCGCCGTTAATCGTCGTCGCTACCCAGGGCGGTAAATCTGCTCGCGCAGTACGTAAATACTTCCCGGATGCCACCATCCTGGCGCTGACCACCAACGAAACGACCGCGCGTCAGCTGGTGCTGAGCAAAGGCGTTGTTGCACAAGTGGTTAAAGAAATCAGCTCTACCGATGATTTCTATCGCCTGGGTAAAGAAGTCGCTCTGGAAAGCGGTCTGGCTCAGAAAGGTGACGTTGTGGTTATGGTTTCCGGCGCACTGGTTCCGAGCGGCACGACTAACACCGCATCCGTTCACGTACTGTAA
- the lpp gene encoding murein lipoprotein Lpp — MNRTKLVLGAVILGSTLLAGCSSNAKIDQLSSDVQTLNAKVDQLSNDVNAMRSDVQAAKDDAARANQRLDNAATKYRK, encoded by the coding sequence ATGAATCGTACTAAACTGGTACTGGGCGCGGTAATCCTGGGTTCTACTCTGCTGGCAGGTTGCTCCAGCAACGCTAAAATCGATCAGCTGTCTTCTGACGTTCAGACTCTGAACGCTAAAGTTGACCAGCTGAGCAACGACGTGAACGCAATGCGTTCCGACGTTCAGGCTGCTAAAGATGACGCAGCTCGCGCTAACCAGCGTCTGGACAACGCAGCTACTAAATACCGCAAGTAA